TAACCCGGTATATCTCTATAAACGACCAAATATGTATGGGGCTTAGCTCATACACCAACAAAGACTCAAATATGCATGCCGCAATGAATACCCATAAAAAGTTTCAGGCTATTTGCCAGCGCGCAGCCTTCACAGTAAAATCCGCCCTCTGTTTTTCGTCTCCCGTATGTTTATCTCCGGATAAACAGGAGTTCGACCTGATCTGACATCAGACTTTGACCCAGAAGGGGAATCCCGAGTTATGTTTAAACCTGAATTGTTATCGCCTGCCGGCAGCCTGAAAAACATGCGTTATGCCTTTGCCTATGGCGCAGATGCGGTTTACGCAGGCCAGCCACGTTACAGCCTGCGTGTCCGCAACAACGAGTTCAACCATGAGAACCTGAAAATTGGCATCGACGAAGCCCATGCTCAGGGGAAGAAATTCTATGTCGTCTGTAACATTCAGCCTCATAACTCAAAACTAAAAACCTTCATCCGCGACCTGACCCCGATCATCGAGATGGGTCCGGATGCCCTGATCATGTCCGATCCCGGCCTGATCATGATGGTGCGTGAAAGCTTCCCGGACATGCCAATTCATCTCTCCGTTCAGGCCAATGCCGTCAACTGGGCAACGGTGAAGTTCTGGGCATCGCAGGGCGTAGAACGTGTCATCCTGTCGCGCGAACTGTCTCTGGAAGAGATCGAAGAAATCCGCGAGAAATGTCCGGAAACCGAGCTTGAAATTTTTGTTCACGGCGCACTGTGCATGGCTTACTCCGGCCGCTGCCTGCTGTCGGGTTATATGAACAAGCGTGACCCGAACCAGGGTACCTGTACCAACGCCTGCCGCTGGGAATACAAAGCAGAAGCGGCGAAAGAAGATGATGCCGGTCAGATCGTCGAAGTTCAGGATGCCAGTGCCGCCGTTCAGATCCAGGACGTCGCACCGACTCTGGGTGAAGGCCAGACAACCGATCAAGTGGTTCTGCTGAGTGAAAGCCATCGTCCGGAAGAGAAAATGGCCGCATTCGAAGACGAACACGGCACTTATATCATGAACTCCAAAGACCTGCGGGCAGTTCAGCACGTTGAGCGTCTGAGCCGGATGGGCGTTCATTCACTCAAGATTGAAGGCCGCACCAAATCGTTCTACTACTGTGCCCGGACCGCTCAGGTTTACCGTAAAGCCATTGATGATGCCGCCGAAGGCAAGCCATTTGATGAAACCCTGATGAGCACCCTGGAAAGCCTGGCGCATCGCGGTTATACCGAAGGGTTCCTGCGCCGTCATACCCATGATGCTTATCAGAACTATGACTACGGTTACTCCATCTCCGACAGTCAGCAGTTTGTCGGAGAATTCACAGGCCAGCGTCGCGGCGAACTGGCTGAGGTTGAGGTCCGGAATAAATTTATGGTGGGAGACAGTCTGGAACTGATGACGCCAAACGGCAACATCACTTTCACACTGGAAAGCATGGAGAACCGTAAATCAGAATCAATAGACGATGCCAAAGGCAGCGGCCACTTCGTCTTCATTCCGGTTCCGGAAGATCTGGATCTGTCGTATGCCCTGCTGATGCGTAACCTGACAGGCAACGCAACAACACGGAATCCAACTGCAGCCTGATGACCTGCCCACCGTATTGCTGTCATCCGGCAATACGGTGTTCAATTAACTTTTTACAGTTACATTCGGAATATCAGAGCATTTGATAGGAATGGTATACCTCACTCCCTGCTGCATCATTTCCTGCTGACAGATCGGCTCTGTCGTTATTTCCGTCCAGCCCCAGCCAAGAATAATAGAGACGACAATCAACGCTATGGGGTCTAATCTCACCTTCATTTAATGCTCCCCCGCATATATCAGGAACCACGAAAGTAACCTGAATACAATTCAGGTACTTCACTTCAACCTCAATGCCAGCCGGGCTTAATGCTGCTGATCGCCCGAAACCAGCATTGTCACGAACACATATGAAGTGCGGCTAAGTGAGAAATAACGTTAAATCGACCCCATTCCGTAAACATCTGACGTAAATATGACCATATACCCCGTTTTATTTGGCCTTCGCGACTTCTGTGCTAAACTTGCGCCGT
This DNA window, taken from Photobacterium sp. CCB-ST2H9, encodes the following:
- the yegQ gene encoding tRNA 5-hydroxyuridine modification protein YegQ, with amino-acid sequence MFKPELLSPAGSLKNMRYAFAYGADAVYAGQPRYSLRVRNNEFNHENLKIGIDEAHAQGKKFYVVCNIQPHNSKLKTFIRDLTPIIEMGPDALIMSDPGLIMMVRESFPDMPIHLSVQANAVNWATVKFWASQGVERVILSRELSLEEIEEIREKCPETELEIFVHGALCMAYSGRCLLSGYMNKRDPNQGTCTNACRWEYKAEAAKEDDAGQIVEVQDASAAVQIQDVAPTLGEGQTTDQVVLLSESHRPEEKMAAFEDEHGTYIMNSKDLRAVQHVERLSRMGVHSLKIEGRTKSFYYCARTAQVYRKAIDDAAEGKPFDETLMSTLESLAHRGYTEGFLRRHTHDAYQNYDYGYSISDSQQFVGEFTGQRRGELAEVEVRNKFMVGDSLELMTPNGNITFTLESMENRKSESIDDAKGSGHFVFIPVPEDLDLSYALLMRNLTGNATTRNPTAA